One Melospiza melodia melodia isolate bMelMel2 chromosome 29, bMelMel2.pri, whole genome shotgun sequence DNA segment encodes these proteins:
- the ST3GAL4 gene encoding CMP-N-acetylneuraminate-beta-galactosamide-alpha-2,3-sialyltransferase 4 isoform X1 — MPGFCSLPPREVILTEGGWRRRWSTEGRTHGRLPPCRGTEDGSVDPAELPPGPRGRAVTSHNESSGPRLIPFLLIKMINKSRGKILGVLALFLVMVWYSIYREDRYTQLFYFPVQENNKTTCPLGEVEKKAAQLIGNYTRDHPLFLQLKDYFWVKTPSLYELPYGTKGSEDVLLRLLSITHYSLPESIQSLKCRRCAVVGNGHRLRNSSMGDTINTYDVVIRLNNAPVHGYEQDVGSKTTMRLFYPESAHFDPRTENNPDTLLVLVPFKPMDFQWMEAILNDKKRVRKGFWKQPPLIWDANPEQVRVLNPYYMEVTAAKLLNLPMKQPRKVKQKPTTGLLAITLALHFCDLVHIAGFGYPDSANKKQTIHYYEQITLKSMAASEHNVSHEAVAIKRMLELGLVRNLTYF, encoded by the exons aTG CCTGGCTTTTGCTCTCTCCCCCCTCGGGAGGTAATTTTAACCGAGGGAGGCTGGCGCCGGCGATGGAGCACCGAGGGACGGACGCACGGACGGCTGCCTCCCTGCAG GGGAACAGAGGACGGCAGCGTCGATCCCGCCGAGCTCCCGCCTGGACCGAGAGGACGGGCC GTGACCAGCCACAATGAGAGCTCTGGCCCCCGCCTGATCCCTTTCCTGCTGATAAAAATGATCAACAAGTCTC GAGGGAAGATACTCGGGGTGCTGGCGCTGTTTCTGGTGATGGTTTGGTACTCCATCTACCGGGAAGACAGGTACACACAGCT CTTTTATTTCCCTGTACAAGAAAACAACAAGACAACGTGTCCCCTTGGGGAGGTGGAAAAGAAAGCGGCGCAGCTCATCGGGAA CTACACGAGGGACCACCCACTGTTCTTGCAGCTGAAGGACTATTTCTGGGTGAAGACGCCGTCGCTCTATGAGCTGCCCTACGGCACCAAGGGAAGTG AAGACGTCCTGCTGCGCCTGCTGTCCATCACCCACTACTCCCTGCCCGAGAGCATCCAGAG CCTCAAGTGCAGGAGGTGTGCCGTGGTGGGCAACGGCCACCGGCTCCGCAACAGCTCCATGGGGGACACCATCAACACCTACGACGTGGTGATCAG GCTGAACAACGCCCCGGTGCACGGTTATGAGCAGGACGTGGGCTCCAAGACCACCATGCGTCTCTTCTACCCCGAGTCAGCCCACTTCGACCCCCGGACCGAGAACAACCCCGACACGCTGCTGGTGCTCGTGCCCTTCAAGCCCATGGACTTCCAGTGGATGGAGGCCATCCTTAACGACAAGAAGAGG GTTCGCAAAGGGTTTTGGAAACAGCCCCCACTGATCTGGGACGCCAACCCGGAGCAAGTGCGCGTCCTCAATCCCTACTACATGGAAGTAACTGCTGCTAAACTGCTCAACCTCCCCATGAAGCAACCACGGAAGGTCAAACAG AAGCCCACCACAGGGCTGCTGGCCATCACCTTGGCACTGCACTTCTGTGACCTGGTGCACATCGCGGGCTTTGGCTACCCCGATTCAGCCAACAAGAAGCAAACCATCCACTACTACGAGCAGATCACACTCAAGTCCATGGCT GCGTCGGAGCACAACGTGTCACATGAGGCTGTGGCCATCAAGAGGATGCTGGAGCTGGGACTCGTCAGGAACCTCACCTACTTCTGA
- the ST3GAL4 gene encoding CMP-N-acetylneuraminate-beta-galactosamide-alpha-2,3-sialyltransferase 4 isoform X2: MPGFCSLPPREVILTEGGWRRRWSTEGRTHGRLPPCRGTEDGSVDPAELPPGPRGRAVTSHNESSGPRLIPFLLIKMINKSRGKILGVLALFLVMVWYSIYREDSFYFPVQENNKTTCPLGEVEKKAAQLIGNYTRDHPLFLQLKDYFWVKTPSLYELPYGTKGSEDVLLRLLSITHYSLPESIQSLKCRRCAVVGNGHRLRNSSMGDTINTYDVVIRLNNAPVHGYEQDVGSKTTMRLFYPESAHFDPRTENNPDTLLVLVPFKPMDFQWMEAILNDKKRVRKGFWKQPPLIWDANPEQVRVLNPYYMEVTAAKLLNLPMKQPRKVKQKPTTGLLAITLALHFCDLVHIAGFGYPDSANKKQTIHYYEQITLKSMAASEHNVSHEAVAIKRMLELGLVRNLTYF; this comes from the exons aTG CCTGGCTTTTGCTCTCTCCCCCCTCGGGAGGTAATTTTAACCGAGGGAGGCTGGCGCCGGCGATGGAGCACCGAGGGACGGACGCACGGACGGCTGCCTCCCTGCAG GGGAACAGAGGACGGCAGCGTCGATCCCGCCGAGCTCCCGCCTGGACCGAGAGGACGGGCC GTGACCAGCCACAATGAGAGCTCTGGCCCCCGCCTGATCCCTTTCCTGCTGATAAAAATGATCAACAAGTCTC GAGGGAAGATACTCGGGGTGCTGGCGCTGTTTCTGGTGATGGTTTGGTACTCCATCTACCGGGAAGACAG CTTTTATTTCCCTGTACAAGAAAACAACAAGACAACGTGTCCCCTTGGGGAGGTGGAAAAGAAAGCGGCGCAGCTCATCGGGAA CTACACGAGGGACCACCCACTGTTCTTGCAGCTGAAGGACTATTTCTGGGTGAAGACGCCGTCGCTCTATGAGCTGCCCTACGGCACCAAGGGAAGTG AAGACGTCCTGCTGCGCCTGCTGTCCATCACCCACTACTCCCTGCCCGAGAGCATCCAGAG CCTCAAGTGCAGGAGGTGTGCCGTGGTGGGCAACGGCCACCGGCTCCGCAACAGCTCCATGGGGGACACCATCAACACCTACGACGTGGTGATCAG GCTGAACAACGCCCCGGTGCACGGTTATGAGCAGGACGTGGGCTCCAAGACCACCATGCGTCTCTTCTACCCCGAGTCAGCCCACTTCGACCCCCGGACCGAGAACAACCCCGACACGCTGCTGGTGCTCGTGCCCTTCAAGCCCATGGACTTCCAGTGGATGGAGGCCATCCTTAACGACAAGAAGAGG GTTCGCAAAGGGTTTTGGAAACAGCCCCCACTGATCTGGGACGCCAACCCGGAGCAAGTGCGCGTCCTCAATCCCTACTACATGGAAGTAACTGCTGCTAAACTGCTCAACCTCCCCATGAAGCAACCACGGAAGGTCAAACAG AAGCCCACCACAGGGCTGCTGGCCATCACCTTGGCACTGCACTTCTGTGACCTGGTGCACATCGCGGGCTTTGGCTACCCCGATTCAGCCAACAAGAAGCAAACCATCCACTACTACGAGCAGATCACACTCAAGTCCATGGCT GCGTCGGAGCACAACGTGTCACATGAGGCTGTGGCCATCAAGAGGATGCTGGAGCTGGGACTCGTCAGGAACCTCACCTACTTCTGA
- the ST3GAL4 gene encoding CMP-N-acetylneuraminate-beta-galactosamide-alpha-2,3-sialyltransferase 4 isoform X3 — MGESKALEVPQVTSHNESSGPRLIPFLLIKMINKSRGKILGVLALFLVMVWYSIYREDRYTQLFYFPVQENNKTTCPLGEVEKKAAQLIGNYTRDHPLFLQLKDYFWVKTPSLYELPYGTKGSEDVLLRLLSITHYSLPESIQSLKCRRCAVVGNGHRLRNSSMGDTINTYDVVIRLNNAPVHGYEQDVGSKTTMRLFYPESAHFDPRTENNPDTLLVLVPFKPMDFQWMEAILNDKKRVRKGFWKQPPLIWDANPEQVRVLNPYYMEVTAAKLLNLPMKQPRKVKQKPTTGLLAITLALHFCDLVHIAGFGYPDSANKKQTIHYYEQITLKSMAASEHNVSHEAVAIKRMLELGLVRNLTYF; from the exons ATGGGTGAATCCAAGGCGTTGGAGGTTCCCCAA GTGACCAGCCACAATGAGAGCTCTGGCCCCCGCCTGATCCCTTTCCTGCTGATAAAAATGATCAACAAGTCTC GAGGGAAGATACTCGGGGTGCTGGCGCTGTTTCTGGTGATGGTTTGGTACTCCATCTACCGGGAAGACAGGTACACACAGCT CTTTTATTTCCCTGTACAAGAAAACAACAAGACAACGTGTCCCCTTGGGGAGGTGGAAAAGAAAGCGGCGCAGCTCATCGGGAA CTACACGAGGGACCACCCACTGTTCTTGCAGCTGAAGGACTATTTCTGGGTGAAGACGCCGTCGCTCTATGAGCTGCCCTACGGCACCAAGGGAAGTG AAGACGTCCTGCTGCGCCTGCTGTCCATCACCCACTACTCCCTGCCCGAGAGCATCCAGAG CCTCAAGTGCAGGAGGTGTGCCGTGGTGGGCAACGGCCACCGGCTCCGCAACAGCTCCATGGGGGACACCATCAACACCTACGACGTGGTGATCAG GCTGAACAACGCCCCGGTGCACGGTTATGAGCAGGACGTGGGCTCCAAGACCACCATGCGTCTCTTCTACCCCGAGTCAGCCCACTTCGACCCCCGGACCGAGAACAACCCCGACACGCTGCTGGTGCTCGTGCCCTTCAAGCCCATGGACTTCCAGTGGATGGAGGCCATCCTTAACGACAAGAAGAGG GTTCGCAAAGGGTTTTGGAAACAGCCCCCACTGATCTGGGACGCCAACCCGGAGCAAGTGCGCGTCCTCAATCCCTACTACATGGAAGTAACTGCTGCTAAACTGCTCAACCTCCCCATGAAGCAACCACGGAAGGTCAAACAG AAGCCCACCACAGGGCTGCTGGCCATCACCTTGGCACTGCACTTCTGTGACCTGGTGCACATCGCGGGCTTTGGCTACCCCGATTCAGCCAACAAGAAGCAAACCATCCACTACTACGAGCAGATCACACTCAAGTCCATGGCT GCGTCGGAGCACAACGTGTCACATGAGGCTGTGGCCATCAAGAGGATGCTGGAGCTGGGACTCGTCAGGAACCTCACCTACTTCTGA
- the ST3GAL4 gene encoding CMP-N-acetylneuraminate-beta-galactosamide-alpha-2,3-sialyltransferase 4 isoform X4 — protein sequence MINKSRGKILGVLALFLVMVWYSIYREDRYTQLFYFPVQENNKTTCPLGEVEKKAAQLIGNYTRDHPLFLQLKDYFWVKTPSLYELPYGTKGSEDVLLRLLSITHYSLPESIQSLKCRRCAVVGNGHRLRNSSMGDTINTYDVVIRLNNAPVHGYEQDVGSKTTMRLFYPESAHFDPRTENNPDTLLVLVPFKPMDFQWMEAILNDKKRVRKGFWKQPPLIWDANPEQVRVLNPYYMEVTAAKLLNLPMKQPRKVKQKPTTGLLAITLALHFCDLVHIAGFGYPDSANKKQTIHYYEQITLKSMAASEHNVSHEAVAIKRMLELGLVRNLTYF from the exons ATGATCAACAAGTCTC GAGGGAAGATACTCGGGGTGCTGGCGCTGTTTCTGGTGATGGTTTGGTACTCCATCTACCGGGAAGACAGGTACACACAGCT CTTTTATTTCCCTGTACAAGAAAACAACAAGACAACGTGTCCCCTTGGGGAGGTGGAAAAGAAAGCGGCGCAGCTCATCGGGAA CTACACGAGGGACCACCCACTGTTCTTGCAGCTGAAGGACTATTTCTGGGTGAAGACGCCGTCGCTCTATGAGCTGCCCTACGGCACCAAGGGAAGTG AAGACGTCCTGCTGCGCCTGCTGTCCATCACCCACTACTCCCTGCCCGAGAGCATCCAGAG CCTCAAGTGCAGGAGGTGTGCCGTGGTGGGCAACGGCCACCGGCTCCGCAACAGCTCCATGGGGGACACCATCAACACCTACGACGTGGTGATCAG GCTGAACAACGCCCCGGTGCACGGTTATGAGCAGGACGTGGGCTCCAAGACCACCATGCGTCTCTTCTACCCCGAGTCAGCCCACTTCGACCCCCGGACCGAGAACAACCCCGACACGCTGCTGGTGCTCGTGCCCTTCAAGCCCATGGACTTCCAGTGGATGGAGGCCATCCTTAACGACAAGAAGAGG GTTCGCAAAGGGTTTTGGAAACAGCCCCCACTGATCTGGGACGCCAACCCGGAGCAAGTGCGCGTCCTCAATCCCTACTACATGGAAGTAACTGCTGCTAAACTGCTCAACCTCCCCATGAAGCAACCACGGAAGGTCAAACAG AAGCCCACCACAGGGCTGCTGGCCATCACCTTGGCACTGCACTTCTGTGACCTGGTGCACATCGCGGGCTTTGGCTACCCCGATTCAGCCAACAAGAAGCAAACCATCCACTACTACGAGCAGATCACACTCAAGTCCATGGCT GCGTCGGAGCACAACGTGTCACATGAGGCTGTGGCCATCAAGAGGATGCTGGAGCTGGGACTCGTCAGGAACCTCACCTACTTCTGA